The DNA window CATGCATCTTGGAAAGCTACCCAGAATGCTCCAATCCCCGGCTCTTCTACATTATCCCATATTTCTGTGGGCAGCATCCTCAGTGCAGGTGACATTTATATTTGGACGTTACTGCTACTGTACATCTTatgcaattcatttttaatgGTTCCAGGTTTTGTTTTAATCAACTGAATTAATAGATGCCCAAGAGTGATCACTGGAACTGATCTATGGTGCAATAATCTGTAATGACCTAGAGAGCCAGGTTTGTGGGCGCTGGAAATGGCCAAGCAGAACGTTCTAGATCATTATCTGCTGGTAGGGGTGTTGGAGGAACTTGAGGATGTGTTGCTTCTGCTGGAGAGACTCCTTCCACATTTCTTCTCTGACGTCTTGAACATCTACAAAAGTCCAGGTGAGAATAATTTgactaatttatatatatatatatatgtatgtgtatgtgtgtgtgtgtgtgtgtgtgtgtgtgtgttagttaaGACCAGACCTCCAATACCAAGGCTGTGTTTAAGTCCAATTTTTTTATGCCCATCTCATTCATTTGAATGTATGTCATTGCTTACATTGCACGAGTGCCCTCTACTAGCAGAACCCTTATAATGTTTAAAGTGGTGGTTCATTGCAATTTcgcttttttaactttagttaatgtgtaatattgctgcttgagcataaacagtatctgcaaagttacagcgctgaaagcaaacggagatattgtcttttaaagttatggcagtttaatgcctatAATTATGACTGGTttggactacaatgagcttcttccccggctggtgacatcataaaccctgcgaTTAACATAAACCCTATCCAcgggaacatgcaacaaagtggCCGAGGCCATGTCGCGTGGCATtatggaagcggaagagttgtatACACCAGACAGTGCGAGGCTTTAAAAggtaatagaacccattataatctgtgatattttctacactggatgcggtgctgaagacagcttccagaatctacacgagtttaatgctggatttgcacaaaattcccactttaaaagtagaagctgctgtttatctgccccaaactgtaagtacgctTTATTGTTTGTACCTGTCTATTAAATGTATAGTTCAATTGCtgttttttggttgcatcaagaacatgaacaaagacCAACGCGGTTTGGCTTctctagccagttagctaaattatATTGCATACTTCTCCAAAAAAATGCCAACCAACACCAAaaaaacttctatgttcatagacaaacagttgttcatgctataaattaagcgatacctttacaaaaatgctactactcattcatgtattcggctacagtaaagctcaGGATCAGGATGAAATCAGGATAAAACCGTATATTAAAAGCTAACATAAACAGCAGTGACCTTTACAAGTGAtggcatatctaaacactttgacacaaatacaaacagaaaatacttaccattcagaaatgtcctttATTATGTggttaaatgtcaaaataactCCAATATAATTAAGCACGATCTGCTGTGACATCACTATCATGTTGCATTGTGGTCTAGTATACATATtgagtagactcgctcccttgGTCAAAATCAAGGGGTTGAGGGTCTGTCCAAATAAACTTCCTTCGCCCACTCGGCGGAGGGGAAGTGCTTATTGAAGTTCGCAAGTGtatgtctaaaagtggagttAAATGCAGCCCAAGATCATTCAAGAGCCACACAGCAAAATCAAGTGTTGGGAGTTAATTAGATAATTAAGAGATTTATCAAGTGATGATTgaacattagtgatgaacacctgctgttaacaagcaaaTTCACTGATGGAAAGagaaacaagaacagaaaaagaaaaagagatgaGCAGAAACACCAGTACAACTGAAAATAAAGACGTTAAATCTCACAGATCTCAACAGAGGATAATTAAACAACTCCAAAAACAGCGTTACAAGCTTCACTCATTACAAGCcagtatgactttttttctgtgATATGTGTACAAAAGGTCTTAATGaaaattaacagaggtttagatgttttgtttcatttaatgTCAAAGCTTTTTATCCCCTACATCCCAACGCATAATTGCCACGCCTCTGAAGCTGGTCTTTTACATTTTAACTGTTCCTCAAACTCGTTTGATCTCTGGGTGATAGGGCTTTCTCTTCATTTGCTCCAAAACTATGGACCTCTGCCCTCGGAGATTAGGCGAGCGGAATctcttaatgttttttaaatcttcccttaaaacttacttttttaggatagcatttatttgatttattttattacattctAATTATCTTATTCTTTAATATTTACTCTTCACTTTTATGAATGctttcttttatattttatttttattatgttttatcttatttttgtaaagcactttgagatgtaacttttaaaggtgctatagaaaataaagtttattattattaaagtccCCATTATGGTGATTAGTGTTTGGTTTAGACTGTAGAtgcttccatttttattacagatattcTGTGCCAATTTTCCAGGAAATTACAATTTtcttctcttgaacacatgtgATGGAAATGGctttttttgcaaatgttttatgtgatatTCCACATAAGTTAAAAGGTTCTTGAATGGTTTTGGTCTTGGAGATCTGGTCTTTTGCACTGCtgatatgtgtttgtgtgtgtgtatgtgtgtgtgtcagtgtgtatacatacatacatacacacacacacacacatcatggGTGTAGTCCgctatatacagtacagtccaaaagtttggaaccactaagatttttaatgtttttaaaagaagtttcgtctgctcaccaaggctacatttattaaattaaaaatacagtaaaaaacagtaatattgtgaaatattattataatttaaaataactgtgtaccatttaaacatatttgacaaagtaatttattcctgtgatgcaaagctgaattttcagcatcattactccagtcttcagtgtcacatgatccttcagaaatcattctaatatgctgatttgctgcttgataaacatttatgattattttcaatgttgaaaacagttgtgtactttttttttcaggattatttgatgaatagaaagttcaaaagaacagcatttatctgaaatacaaagcttctgtagcattatacactaccgttcaaaaaattgtactagatgtagtagtttttgttgtggggtgtactctaaagtatttttacttttttttttttaagaaattaaaggaatgaatacttttattcagcaaggatgcattaaatcaatcaaaagtgacagtaaagacatttataatgttaaaaaagattagatttcagataaacactgttcttttgaactgtctattcatcaaataatcctgaaaaaaaatattgtacacaaatattttgtacaattgtacacaataaatgtttcttgagcagcagatcagcaaattagaatgatttctgaaggatcatgtgacactgaagactggagtaatgatgctgaaaattcagctttgcatcacagaaataaattactttgtcaaatatattcaaatagaaaacagttgtaaataaattgtaataatatttcacaatattactgtttttactgtatttttaattaaaaagccttggtgagcagacgaatcttcttttaaaaacattaaaaatcttagtggttccaaacttttggacagtACTGTGTATTATTTTAAGTTAGAAAACTGCATGTATAAttaatgtacagtatattttttattaagatTTGTTCAAATAATTTATGTGGCTTTGTGGCCACTAAATTTGCGTCTTTCTCTACTCGGTTTAGAATACAGGAAGTCGGGGAACATGACGGGCACCGTCCACAAACAGACTCCTAATCTAGAGGCCCTGCAGGTGCTTTATCAGCGCATGGAGTATGAGTACAAATTCTATAACTTTGTCAAAGCTCAATTCCACCTCACCAAGAGGAAGATCGGTCTGAGGACAGGTCCACAACCCTCTAGATATTATTCTAGTGTACTTCAGAGGAAGGACCTACAGGAGGAGCTGGAGGAAGAGAAAACAGAAGAATCACTCGACTGGACCGAACAGACCTGAGAGAAGCTCTGAGACCGGGATCTACTATAATCTAAAATAATCAATCATTCAGGTGGTCCTACTGAACCATAGAACTGGATAAAGcttgaaaaatcatgatttattatgtttatctgtaaaacaaacaaacaaacaaacaaacaaacaaaaaacactaaatgttttaataatgatTCTTTGAACAATTCTTTAAACATATTAGTCACACTGCAACTGTAGTTTTCCTTTATAAAATGAGTgaattcagaaatcatttgatATGCATGAACACTTATGTAGAGTACTTTTGTTTTGTGggaaataaaactttaacagcATTAatgttaaggtcaaatatacaacaAATAATAAGTCAGTCTGACATTttgatataaattatataagtgAATTTTACAAATAAAGTGAATGACacaaataaagacttttcaaaCACATGTAGGATTTAAactggcatttaaaaaaatatttcaacatcAAATCaatttacacattttatcatcaagattaaatacattttacctCCATATAAAAACAGCCTACAAGAAAACGTAGAAATTAACAAATGAAATGAGTAATAcagaaattattaatatttttatatatatattttagatgcaaaattatgttttgttttatcttTCGAGATTAAAGTGCTATTTCTCATGCACAAATGCAAAGATATCAGTATCATGAGTCAATAAGTGCAAGACACAGCCGATTTACAGTCTGGCTTGAGGTGGTTTATCAAACAGACTCTGTCTCAGCAGATTGAGAGCATCCAGTGCCGTCCCCCAGCTCAGAGTAATACCGCAGCCGCCATGACCGTAGTTATGCACCAGAGGCACCTGACGGCCTTGTACATGCAGATATTCCCGCTCCACCCGCGGGTTCGCCCTGCCCGGCCGCAGTCCCACCCACTCGCCCATCACCTGAGCCACTCGCAGGGACGGTTCCAGCCGGCTGCAGCGCTCCAGGATCCCCTCGCTGTCCTCTTTATCCACCTCCATTCGCCAGTCGCCCATCTGCCGTGTGCCCCCAATGTTGACGTACCTGATGCCAGGGTAGATGTAGGTCTTGCCATCTGCATCTCGTACAAAGTTCTTCAGCCAAGGAGCGTTAACCGTCAACATCTGTCCTCGAACTGGATAGACCTCCTCATTCTTCACCAAAAAGTGTGAGCCAACGCCTGAGCAGTTAATGATGGCATCGTAATTCAGGGCCAGTTTATGAAGATCAGTCACCTTTTCTTGAAGGATCTGACCTCCAACTGCTCTAAACCTATTGGAAAATACAGATAACCAACATATTACCAATTTATTTAGTATTGTATATGCTTATCATTCCCCCTGTAgtctttatttgttttatgaatgggcccttttcacatttctagggttctcagaagcagaagtcatcatagttgggtaaactaTAATTTTCAATATAATCttctatataatttttgtatgccCATTTGCtccaatagcaaaagaaaaaaatacatgatAGGATTTCTAGATTTaaattagttcacccaaaaatgacatttctgtcattaattactcatcctcattaattactcacccttttTATTCCCCATAGAAAGCGATATAATTACCGTCATTCAAGGttcagaaaggtattaaagacattgttaaaacagtcaacatgactacagtggttcaacctcaaagggttagttgacccaaaatgaaatttctgtcattaattactcacccaaaTAGGCTGCAacgacattgcaccttttgaggtccaaaaggtactaaagacattgttaaaaccggcaacgtgactacagtggttcaaccgtaaTATTAAAaagctatattatatatatatattagtgttgtcacgataccaaaattttgacttcgatacgatacccaacttcagtatcacgataccgatacttaaacgatactatggcaaaaacctaaaacagtaggaaaagtaaataaataacatatgacagaactgtggctagcatttttattggccacaattttgatgttggtaaattacattttatatgattaaagctgACTttcttatgcttaaattacttttgagtcattttacttgatttagaagatttaaaacactttcaaacttttaaatgcagactgaccacccaaatcaagattacattttatatcagctggtatgtacaggtgggcaagaggtggacaatgtatgagcatgagctagtatgagaacaagttatttgtgttatgctatataaaagaacaaagaagcaaattacaaaaacagtagtaaattaaaaataatcttttttcagatacactaagtttatttaacatatttaacaggttttgttgtttgattaacattaatgatggacaggcctatttaattgggctgctgaatgcatggacgtaactgacaaatatccagttattacccacctgtttacgtccacttaagccataaccgactgtattcacgcgagatactccacatgatggacatttagacatctgtgtgcacgtgtatttgactattcagacgCGTGGAAaactgatcgcgcgcgcgacagacagagagagagagagagcgagagagagagagagagagcgcttctgttgtgtgtcattcagcgcaattccgcctatccctccttcactaactgcatgtaaataacgaattgtgtgattggattgtaattttgtgctacgacgatcttcgacgaccatttggctgtaaacttaaattatattcaactcgccaaagtggctagtgggagtggctgtcatcaagccctgcatgtaagtgttttgacagtgagaatattgattactgtaaataattagagcaatgttattaaagcataaattggtttaatataattgtatagtcccttcacatatttgttttttaaaattaattttattttagcaaccagatatcacttattagactcaataatacacctctttgcggatgtctgcttgcatgagtaatataaataacactcatttaatttttgagagcataaacataacgctggtatcacattcactaacctgtcgctctttaaattctctgtacaaatcgggatgtttggcaagttggatgctcccttcgcttgcgttattttgtaacgtattttgcagacgggccttgtggtgtccgtgggcttgccctgactgtcggcaatgtaagcaaaataatgccatattttgctttgtgcatctgccgttgcgcagttgacaggaataaacacgcactcaatgtgcctcagaagcagcgcgctgcacacacactgctccctgctgtcgcacattaggaaatacagctggcactcaaagtaccggtactaataaaatgaagaaccgtaccgtttctaaaagcagggtatcgcgatacctttctagtaccggtatatcgtgcaacactaatatatatatatatatatattagtgcacagcgtaaatgagtacacccccttttaaaagtaacattttaaacaatatctcaatgaacacaataacaatttccaaaatgttgacaagttttatataacatctgtttaacttataacatgaaagtaaagttaataatataacttagagaacaaaattttcagtttacTCAAATTagtgtgatgcaaaaatgagtacaccccactgaaagctaaattttagactacaaatgtctaatttaacaagaattcaaccacaggtgagtctaattattcattacacaggtgtccagcagacagttgactataaaagagTGTTAAAActccttcccatttcatgctgtcagcaatggcaccacatggaaaagaaatgtcacaagaaaataatttctttacaccagaaaggtgaaggccacaagaagatcagcaaagctttatttatcagtcagaatactgtaacaaaagtggtacaaaaatttaaaaaagatggaactgcaaccatctcacagagacatcCAGTTCGTCCACGGAAGTTatcacctcgacaggagcgtcttctgatgagaagggttgaagaaaatcggcagttatctaaagaagtagaaagccaaactggggtgactatttcccgtgacacaatatGGTGTACGcagcagaggaatggcatgcatgggtgccgtccacgaaataaccctctcctaaagcccaggcacaaaaaagcccacctagagtttgccagggcccatgctgacaaagatgaagactactgggactctatactctggagtgatgagaccaagataaatgtttttggaactgatggcttcaaaactgtatggcgtcgcaaaggtgaggaatacaaagagaaatgcatggtgcctacagtgaaacatggtggtgtcagtgtccttatgtggggctgcatgagtgctgctggtgtctggagctgcatttcattgatggcatcatgaattcacagatgtactgctctatactgaaagagaagatgctaccatcactccatgcccttggtcgtcgtgcacttctccaacatgacaatgatcctaaacacacatctaaggccactgttggatttctgaagaagaacagggtgaaagtgattcagtggctcctgatctgaacccaatcgaacacctatggggaattctgaagagacaagttgagcatcactctccatccagcatccagtctctaaaagagctcattcttgaagaatggaaaaagatagatgttgcaaaatgtcgccaacttgttcattccatgcctagaagacttggtgctgtcataaaaaatcatggaggccatacagagtactagatgtagtagtttttgttgtggggtgtactcatttttgatcaccctaatttgagtaaaactgagtAATcttagttatattattaaccttattttCATGTTAACTTATTTtcaagttaaacagatgtttcaaacttagtcttgtcaacaatTTGGAaattgtgttcattgagatattgtttaaaatgttacttttcaaaggtgGTGTACttatttacgctgagcactcaTCACCCATCACACCTGCTCCGACCACCACCACTTTCACACGCTGCATCTCTCAGCTCAACTACAAGATAAAGAagacatttaaacaaaaatactttttgtgcacaaaaaacaaaacaaaaataacaaatttattcaacaaatttgtctgCCCCCTTTCATACTGCTATGCTATTTTCGTTGTagagcttcagtgtttatgACTGAATGcgggctcattattggccggctcctgcatcgttatttttgttttatttttgtgcacaaaaagtattctcatcacttcataacattaaggttgaaccactttagtcacgttgactattgtaacgatgtctttactacttttatgGATTTTGAATGAcagtaattacattgctttctattgctttcctcttggatttcatcaaaaatatcctaatttgtgttccaattGCGTCATAGTCTTTATTCTCACATAAGAACCACAacggaacgacatgagggaagagtaattaatgacagaaattaaatttttgggtgaactaacccttcgaTAATTGAGGAAAAGCATCATCAAAGTCTGTGAAAAGTCTGTGCattatatgatttatatattttttttatttaaaacaataaaatatatatttttatttgtatatagtTCAATATATAACTCTTAACTAAtttgtatataattatatttatagaatgtttatttaatttttttttatacagtacCTTTTTTCTAACCATGGCAAGTAGCTGAGGCATTCACACTTTAATGTGGTGAATGCTTGTCCAAACTTATGATTAGGGAAAAGCTTCATTTCTTGATCCGACATGTTTCTAAATCCAAACACCAAATCTGCCCAGAAGGGCTTTTTCTCACTGGGTACTTCCTTGAAAATGTGGAACCTAAGAGGACACAAAGTAGAGATTATGATAAATGAAAACCACATCAATACATCATCTTTTTGTGCAATTATAGGGTTTTACCCGGAGCTCAAGTACACGCCGGCATCTGCGGCTTGTGGGGAATATGCAATGGCCAGAAGATGATCAAATGTCTCCTTGAACCAACGCTGTTGCCGGTCAAGAGGGATGTCTAGTAAAAGAGTTCCATAAAattctggatcaacatgcacattcccaaatttctatatatcataattattgttaatatgtaattcattcttccaggagctcattgcttctatcTTCAATTAAATTGCTAACaatgattgtaaattaatagcctaaattattacattatttgctaactgcattctctaaattgtaatgttgatattctctgtaaagctgctttgaaacaatatgtactgtgaaaagcgctatacaaataaatgtgaattgaattgaacaaTTTGATAATCAATTTGACCATTTTTGCATAGACTggcctaaaaaataaaaatgcataatccCAAACATGAATGCAATTGCAAATTTGATGCATCTGTCAGCGTTCATCTCACCAGGAAACTCAGTCGGTAGGAGGATTCCAGCAGCTCCATCACTGGTAGTGTTAGGCGAGAACTTCTCAGCAATAACAGTTACAGAACAATATGGAAGCACCTCAGCGATACGCACTGCTGTGGATAAACCCACCACACCTGCTCCGACCACCACCACTTTCACACGCTGCATCTCTCAGCTCAACTACAAGAAGACATGCTTTAGTAAGCAAACGTCTCTGCAGATATTGATATGTGATTAACTGCAATTCATTCGATTAATCAGCGCATCATgtcattaatttgattaaaaatatattgattgacagccctaattgtTACtcaatatagtatttatttacttCAATTTTTACAATACCTTATGCACTCGCTGTAaacctaatgctcaaaatacttaattgctTTGAGTGGGACAAACTTAAATTGGttcaaattagttcagttaaaataactgttatgagtatttagaactttctttttcttttgagttcataACACAGatgttttaagtaaactgaactgttttatagttttgagttgtatgaactaattttttttaatttagattaacttaagtttaactgaaactgggctgggatttcgatttcccagcatgctttgctcatgtaaagggagagtaaatgctaaaattaagtgctatataatgtttttttgtgcaaaatgaatggtaagggagatttagtagtgatttatattttgttatgctaatttacaAGAGTTGTAGCGCACACGGCTTGGTATGAGAGCAGGtaagttacatgttttaagttCCTGTACTCATTCAGTAAGTGTTATATCAtgatattgttaacatgttaattggCAAGTTGCCGTTTTTTGAATAGTGTTATGTTTAGAGTGAAATAAGTAACTCATTTGATTTGGAAGacctcaaaataaaaaagttaattaactaaatattttgttaattgctatcaaaatgtatgagttatttaactcagtacttcaagttaggagCAGTTAACATGCATGAGcactacaaactcaaaacttgatagttctgcttacttaaaattgggaacatcataacttaaaaaatttgatgtaactgattacgtcaaattttttgagttagcccaacttattcgggtttacaATGCTCCCTGGTCAGAATGtcaataaatatttacaaaaaaaattaacattttataaagTTCATTTCAATGCTATTTGAGgtttataacatttaataaaaactactgtttttttttctttggaaaTATAAGTAAAAGTATTCAGAATAAATTGCACTCAAGTAAAGTACAAATCCCCCCAAAAAACAAGTACAGTAAAGTAAAAGTACTCAAATACTTCACACCCCTGCTAATATTAATTCGAGATAAAAACTGGAACATTCTTATAGCGTTTATGGAAGACTTCATCAACAAAACCTTTATTTAAAGTCACTAAAATTGTAATAAGGCTATATACAGTTTTGTAACCTTGAATATTCCtaaatcgtttttttttttttttttttttttttttttttaaagctaacaAACAAGCAAAATCTTCCCCTTCACACGATACAGACATTTACAGCTATGCAAGAGAACCATAAATTCAGAATTTGTGCCAACAAAGTCAATAAACAACAGACTGGTGTCCTACTTACCTGACCATTAGTCTAAATATGTTATGCAACAAAATCACTTTTATAAAACAGTCTTAGTattcaatataataataaaaaccaaCCATATTAGCTTAAACATTATTAAGAAAGCAGGTGTACAGCTGGCATAGCAGTAATAAGAAGCATTAATAAAGTTCAGTACAGATAGTTTGTATTTTACAACATTGTACAAATACAATACTTATTAGTACAATTCGTTAACTGGAGTAAAACTAAGGTGAAatttaacaatgtaaaaaaaaaaaacaaaaaaaaagtgctattcaagtattggcagatactatagTATTTAAATGTTAGATTTTTACAGCATCAGGCATTTCGTTCATACACTTACCTCCAAAACCTACCGAGACCTGCTTCAACAAACACAAGCCGAACCTCGGAGTCACACTCTGGCTCTGGCTCTGGGACAAGGCTCGGACTGTTATGTTTGTCCAAACGCATCATGGGAAATTGAGTTTCATGTGTGTTTTTCTGTTACAGATGAAGCACAGATGCGAATATTTAAAATACTAGTTACATATTAGTGTACATCAAATGGTCTTGACTGCAAACGGAACAACATTATGTAGTTATTCTATTCCTTCAGTCATAAATAAAGGTTTGCGTGTGATGTAATGCGTCGCCAGCACAACAGAGGCGCTGTTCGCAAGCGTAACACTGGATAACAAATATTACTGTTCCTCCAGGGGGCGCATGGAGGCTCACAAAGAC is part of the Chanodichthys erythropterus isolate Z2021 chromosome 18, ASM2448905v1, whole genome shotgun sequence genome and encodes:
- the ddo gene encoding D-aspartate oxidase → MQRVKVVVVGAGVVGLSTAVRIAEVLPYCSVTVIAEKFSPNTTSDGAAGILLPTEFPDIPLDRQQRWFKETFDHLLAIAYSPQAADAGVYLSSGFHIFKEVPSEKKPFWADLVFGFRNMSDQEMKLFPNHKFGQAFTTLKCECLSYLPWLEKRFRAVGGQILQEKVTDLHKLALNYDAIINCSGVGSHFLVKNEEVYPVRGQMLTVNAPWLKNFVRDADGKTYIYPGIRYVNIGGTRQMGDWRMEVDKEDSEGILERCSRLEPSLRVAQVMGEWVGLRPGRANPRVEREYLHVQGRQVPLVHNYGHGGCGITLSWGTALDALNLLRQSLFDKPPQARL
- the LOC137006691 gene encoding uronyl 2-sulfotransferase isoform X2; this translates as MWVIISVRPQIRVYQKACGRFSGGHGSLAPRALPFPSQVVYNRVGKCGSRTIVLLLRILADRHQFTLISSDIHNKTRLTKREQENLIRNISTTPQPFLYTRHVHFLNFSRFRTNEPVHINIIRDPINRFLSNYFFRRFGDWRGEENHIVRTPGMKDEERYLDINTCILESYPECSNPRLFYIIPYFCGQHPQCREPGLWALEMAKQNVLDHYLLVGVLEELEDVLLLLERLLPHFFSDVLNIYKSPEYRKSGNMTGTVHKQTPNLEALQVLYQRMEYEYKFYNFVKAQFHLTKRKIGLRTGPQPSRYYSSVLQRKDLQEELEEEKTEESLDWTEQT